From the Bacillus tuaregi genome, one window contains:
- a CDS encoding amino acid ABC transporter permease → MYLTNVMMHQDKTARLIEIAKGSLQPLLEGAVLYTIPLAIIAFIIGIILAILTALARLSTIKVLQMIARVYVSAIRGTPLLVQLFIIFYGLPTVGIIIDPFPSAVIGFSLSVGAYASEIIRAAIVSIPKGQWEAAYSIGMSYTQALKRIILPQASRVSIPPLSNSFISLVKDTSLAAMILVTEMFRRAQEIAATNYEFLLLYSEAALIYWAICFLLSIVQGRLESRFDRYVAK, encoded by the coding sequence ATGTACTTAACTAATGTCATGATGCACCAGGATAAGACTGCCCGACTCATTGAAATTGCAAAAGGTTCCCTTCAGCCCTTGCTGGAGGGAGCGGTGCTTTATACGATTCCTTTAGCAATCATAGCCTTTATCATTGGCATAATTTTAGCCATCTTAACAGCCCTTGCCCGGTTATCTACAATTAAAGTTTTACAAATGATTGCCAGAGTCTATGTATCAGCGATAAGGGGAACGCCTTTACTTGTGCAATTATTTATTATCTTCTATGGGCTTCCAACTGTCGGGATTATTATCGACCCGTTTCCATCGGCAGTCATTGGGTTTTCCTTGAGTGTCGGCGCATATGCCTCGGAGATTATTCGAGCAGCGATTGTTTCGATTCCGAAAGGACAGTGGGAAGCAGCCTATTCTATTGGCATGTCCTATACACAGGCATTAAAACGAATTATTCTCCCGCAGGCATCACGGGTATCGATTCCTCCGCTGTCTAATTCATTTATCAGTTTGGTGAAGGATACGTCGCTGGCGGCGATGATTCTTGTAACGGAAATGTTTCGCAGGGCGCAGGAAATTGCGGCTACAAACTATGAATTTTTGCTTCTATACTCAGAGGCAGCCCTTATTTATTGGGCCATTTGTTTTCTGCTATCGATTGTACAGGGCAGACTGGAAAGCCGTTTTGACCGCTATGTGGCAAAGTGA
- a CDS encoding amino acid ABC transporter ATP-binding protein codes for MISIKNLHKRFGELEVLKGINFEVKKGRVVVLIGPSGSGKTTFLRCLNVLEIPTNGMVSIENQSLDFSKTIAKKKIPLFRSLTGMVFQNYNLFPHKTALENVMEGPITVKKEASGKVRKRAEDLLAKVGLGDKLDYYPFQLSGGQQQRVGIARALAMEPMVMLFDEPTSALDPELVGEVLKVMKDLAREGMTMIVVTHEMRFAREVADEVIFMDGGVIVEHSSPDEMFADPKEERTKQFLRLIQE; via the coding sequence ATGATTAGCATAAAAAATTTGCATAAACGTTTTGGTGAGCTGGAGGTTTTGAAGGGAATTAATTTTGAGGTGAAGAAGGGTAGGGTGGTTGTTCTAATCGGCCCATCTGGTTCAGGGAAAACAACCTTTCTTCGATGTCTGAATGTGTTAGAGATACCCACAAATGGGATGGTTTCAATTGAGAATCAATCGCTTGATTTTTCTAAGACAATAGCCAAGAAGAAGATTCCACTATTTCGGAGCTTAACAGGGATGGTGTTTCAAAACTATAACTTATTTCCTCATAAAACAGCGCTTGAAAATGTCATGGAAGGGCCCATTACGGTAAAAAAAGAGGCAAGCGGCAAGGTGAGAAAAAGAGCGGAGGACCTATTGGCGAAGGTGGGACTGGGTGATAAGCTTGATTACTACCCCTTCCAGCTATCAGGCGGTCAGCAGCAGCGGGTTGGAATCGCTCGGGCATTGGCGATGGAGCCAATGGTGATGCTGTTTGACGAGCCGACCTCAGCGCTTGACCCAGAGCTTGTCGGAGAAGTGCTAAAGGTAATGAAGGATTTAGCGCGTGAGGGGATGACGATGATTGTGGTTACGCATGAAATGCGCTTTGCCAGGGAAGTGGCAGATGAAGTTATCTTTATGGATGGAGGGGTAATTGTCGAGCATAGCAGTCCTGATGAAATGTTTGCTGACCCGAAGGAGGAGCGAACAAAGCAATTTCTGCGGTTGATACAGGAGTAG
- a CDS encoding TIGR00266 family protein, which yields MNNHEIDYKLYGDDMQFVEVELDPGETVIAEAGGLMMMEDGIRMETIFGDGSGGGGGLMGKLLNAGKRVITGESLFMTTFTNEVSGKKHVSFASPYPGKIIPMDLSELGGKIICQKDAFLAAAKGVTVGVEFQRKIGAGFFGGEGFIMQKLEGDGLAFVHAGGTIIKKELSPGEVLRVDTGCLVAMTKEVDYDIEMVKGVKTALFGGEGLFFATLRGPGSVWIQSLPFSRLASRVFAAAPHSGGQSKGEGGIGGLFNMFND from the coding sequence ATGAATAATCACGAAATTGATTACAAACTCTACGGTGATGACATGCAGTTTGTTGAAGTCGAGCTTGACCCCGGTGAAACGGTGATTGCCGAAGCGGGAGGCTTAATGATGATGGAGGACGGCATCCGTATGGAAACGATTTTTGGCGACGGCTCAGGCGGCGGTGGAGGCCTTATGGGCAAGCTGCTTAATGCTGGTAAGCGTGTCATCACTGGTGAAAGCTTGTTCATGACGACCTTTACCAACGAAGTCAGTGGGAAAAAGCATGTTTCCTTTGCTTCTCCATACCCAGGAAAAATCATCCCGATGGACTTAAGTGAATTGGGCGGTAAAATTATATGTCAAAAGGATGCTTTTCTTGCAGCGGCAAAGGGAGTAACAGTGGGAGTTGAATTCCAAAGGAAAATTGGAGCCGGATTCTTCGGTGGTGAGGGCTTCATTATGCAAAAGCTTGAAGGTGATGGGTTAGCCTTTGTTCATGCTGGCGGAACCATTATTAAAAAGGAATTGTCCCCAGGAGAGGTTCTTCGTGTGGATACCGGCTGTTTAGTTGCTATGACAAAAGAAGTCGATTATGACATTGAAATGGTCAAAGGCGTGAAGACCGCATTATTTGGCGGTGAAGGGCTATTCTTTGCTACGTTAAGAGGACCGGGTTCGGTGTGGATTCAATCTCTGCCATTCAGCCGTTTGGCGAGCCGTGTGTTTGCAGCGGCACCGCATAGCGGAGGGCAATCAAAAGGTGAAGGCGGTATTGGCGGTCTTTTTAATATGTTCAATGACTAA
- a CDS encoding S-layer homology domain-containing protein, which produces MEKHKKRSISRTIFLALFAAVLIFTQAMAASAATFSDVPESSDYYEVVEEIASKGYVKGFDDGDFHPEVLLDRVQGALIFSRILHTDTSNLTKQYFTDVPKEYRFYKEVSSIARDGVINGYTDGTFGLYDSLTRGQVAILIYNAFDEFKDFETDNGPFTDVDGTIYEEAVTALYNAEVTKGTSSTTFSPHKTIKRGDFLLLLSAALKAVNGEKEIANVKVNVNENQTATVSGKIKDFKLNGKELVNIKIEQGDNQLVNVDVEPTASHNFSYTTSVLEVGDYTAKVSIVGSEKVKSVDFTVTDMIAPAAPGISFVGKSVVGDVVDLLDLKSDLTVRYTFTTEDARGAKVGDTLKYTVTSDSGKIEESVILTQQDINRGYVEDVIKTNALRNLLGGLLGGTVGDLTGGLLGGTVGGILGASTNVSAAAADDTIIVESPSGEEIVTSAGLLDGLLGGLLGNDGLLGGSGDGGVLDTNGLLGLPVNGLLNGVVEIVDGVLVTVVDGVIVGVVDGLLDGVVGGLVSGSEEVTIEAQLIDAAEHKSEITKEVYKFQVSDVVGIL; this is translated from the coding sequence ATGGAAAAGCATAAAAAACGTTCCATCTCACGCACCATCTTCCTAGCATTGTTTGCTGCAGTGTTAATCTTTACACAGGCAATGGCAGCTAGTGCAGCAACCTTCTCTGATGTACCAGAATCTAGTGATTATTATGAGGTTGTTGAAGAAATCGCTAGTAAGGGCTATGTAAAAGGCTTTGATGATGGTGATTTCCATCCGGAAGTTCTATTAGACCGTGTACAGGGGGCTCTTATCTTTAGCCGCATTTTACACACAGATACATCAAATCTTACAAAACAATATTTCACGGATGTACCAAAAGAATACCGATTCTATAAAGAAGTATCATCCATTGCCCGTGACGGTGTAATTAACGGATACACTGACGGAACATTCGGATTATACGATTCACTTACACGTGGACAAGTGGCAATCCTTATCTATAATGCATTTGATGAATTCAAAGATTTCGAAACGGATAACGGACCATTCACAGATGTAGACGGAACAATCTATGAGGAAGCTGTTACTGCATTGTATAACGCTGAAGTAACAAAAGGAACAAGCTCTACTACATTTAGTCCACATAAAACAATTAAAAGAGGAGACTTCCTTCTTTTATTATCAGCTGCACTAAAAGCTGTTAACGGAGAAAAAGAGATTGCTAATGTTAAAGTTAATGTAAACGAAAACCAAACTGCAACCGTAAGTGGTAAAATTAAAGACTTTAAATTAAACGGTAAAGAATTAGTAAACATTAAAATTGAGCAAGGTGACAATCAACTTGTCAATGTGGATGTAGAGCCAACTGCAAGTCATAATTTCTCATACACTACTTCAGTTCTTGAAGTGGGTGATTACACAGCCAAAGTATCAATCGTTGGAAGTGAGAAAGTTAAATCTGTAGATTTTACTGTAACTGACATGATTGCACCAGCAGCACCTGGCATCTCCTTCGTAGGTAAAAGTGTTGTTGGCGATGTAGTTGATTTATTAGATTTAAAATCAGATTTAACAGTTCGTTATACTTTTACAACTGAAGATGCACGAGGAGCTAAAGTTGGTGACACACTTAAATATACGGTTACATCTGACTCTGGCAAAATTGAGGAATCTGTTATATTAACACAACAGGATATTAACCGAGGCTATGTTGAAGACGTAATCAAAACAAATGCATTAAGAAATCTATTAGGCGGCTTATTAGGTGGTACTGTCGGTGATCTTACTGGTGGATTATTAGGCGGTACTGTTGGTGGTATTCTAGGTGCTAGCACAAATGTTTCTGCAGCTGCAGCTGACGATACCATTATCGTTGAATCACCAAGCGGAGAAGAAATTGTTACTAGTGCAGGTCTTTTAGATGGTCTTTTAGGTGGACTTCTTGGTAATGATGGTCTTCTTGGTGGATCAGGTGATGGTGGAGTTCTTGACACTAACGGTCTTTTAGGATTACCTGTTAACGGTCTTCTAAACGGTGTTGTCGAAATTGTTGACGGCGTTCTTGTAACAGTTGTTGACGGAGTTATCGTAGGCGTTGTCGATGGACTACTTGATGGTGTCGTTGGCGGACTAGTTAGTGGTTCTGAAGAAGTAACAATTGAAGCGCAATTAATTGATGCTGCCGAACATAAATCAGAAATCACAAAAGAGGTCTATAAATTCCAAGTTTCTGATGTAGTCGGTATCCTATAA
- a CDS encoding ArsR/SmtB family transcription factor — protein sequence MNLEMQQFKAEFFKALAHPLRIKILEVLSEGDFGVNEIQNAIGSEGSTVSQQLMVLRTKNIVVGTKNGNRVIYSLRDPLIIDLLTVAKQIFNNHLVDTINILDKIVDQEDEDSAEG from the coding sequence TTGAATTTAGAAATGCAACAGTTTAAAGCGGAATTCTTTAAGGCGTTGGCCCACCCACTTAGAATTAAAATTCTGGAAGTGTTGTCTGAAGGAGATTTCGGAGTAAACGAAATACAAAATGCAATTGGCAGTGAAGGCTCAACGGTATCCCAGCAGTTAATGGTTTTACGAACAAAAAACATCGTTGTCGGAACAAAAAACGGAAATCGAGTGATTTATTCATTACGAGACCCCTTAATCATCGATCTTCTTACTGTGGCAAAGCAAATTTTTAACAATCATTTAGTCGATACGATTAATATCTTAGACAAAATCGTAGATCAAGAAGATGAGGATTCTGCTGAAGGATAA
- the cuyA gene encoding D-cysteate sulfo-lyase, whose protein sequence is MNLAQFPRKRYTASYTPIEKLEKLSEALGGPSIYMKRDDMLGLTAGGNKTRKLEFLMADALKQGADTIITCGGIQSNHCRLTLAAAVKENLKCFLLLEDGEEESTEPDFNGNYFLYHLLGAEKIKIVPNGTDLNKEMELMAEELAKEGRQSYMIPVGGSNVIGATGYAACAQEILTQMFEENLHFDTVLCVSGSGGMQSGLIIGFEANQSGIPVMGINVSRRKAAQEEKVFQLVNETAKHLGLSGNITRDSVTCFDDYVGPGYAIPTPEMVEAVKLIAKTEGILLDPVYTGKAAAGLIDLIRKGYFKNEDHILFVHSGGSPALYANTSLFR, encoded by the coding sequence ATGAATTTAGCGCAGTTTCCTAGAAAGCGATACACAGCAAGCTACACACCCATTGAAAAATTAGAGAAGCTTTCTGAAGCTCTTGGCGGACCGTCTATTTATATGAAGAGAGACGATATGCTCGGTCTGACTGCCGGAGGTAATAAAACAAGAAAGCTTGAGTTTCTGATGGCAGATGCTCTGAAGCAGGGTGCAGATACGATCATTACCTGCGGCGGCATTCAATCTAATCACTGTCGCTTAACACTGGCTGCCGCAGTAAAGGAGAATTTGAAATGTTTCCTTCTACTCGAAGATGGAGAAGAGGAAAGCACGGAGCCTGATTTCAACGGTAACTATTTTCTCTATCATTTATTAGGTGCAGAAAAGATAAAAATCGTTCCAAATGGAACAGATTTAAATAAAGAAATGGAGCTTATGGCTGAAGAGCTTGCTAAGGAAGGCAGACAATCCTATATGATTCCTGTCGGCGGTTCCAATGTTATTGGTGCCACAGGCTATGCTGCCTGCGCACAGGAGATTTTAACGCAGATGTTTGAAGAAAATCTGCATTTTGATACCGTGTTGTGTGTAAGCGGCAGCGGTGGCATGCAGTCTGGACTAATTATTGGATTTGAAGCTAATCAAAGCGGCATCCCGGTTATGGGAATCAATGTCAGTCGTAGAAAAGCAGCACAAGAGGAGAAGGTTTTTCAATTGGTTAATGAAACAGCAAAGCACCTGGGCCTCTCTGGGAATATTACTCGTGATTCTGTTACCTGTTTTGATGATTATGTCGGACCTGGTTATGCGATTCCAACCCCAGAAATGGTAGAAGCAGTTAAACTGATAGCAAAGACAGAAGGTATTTTACTAGATCCTGTCTATACCGGAAAAGCGGCTGCAGGACTGATTGATTTAATTCGAAAAGGTTATTTCAAAAACGAAGACCATATCCTATTCGTTCATTCCGGCGGTTCCCCTGCTTTATACGCAAACACTTCTCTTTTTAGGTAA
- the proC gene encoding pyrroline-5-carboxylate reductase encodes MDERIGFIGCGKMGKAIMAGMLKAGVVLNENILVSTRRESTLIEIEEHYQVKGSLHNQEVAEWSDILFLAVHPADHVQVLAEIKGSLKENAVIITMAAGITIEQVENGIGRSVKVVRTMPNTPSLVGEGMTALSVNRFVTENDLDLVLHLLNSFGKTEVIDEKLMDAVPAISGSSPAYAYMFIEALADGGVRDGIPRVQAYRMAAQAILGAAKMVLETGKHPGVLKDDVCTPGGSTIRAVAALEEKQFRAAILEAMKACTNKTKGIGE; translated from the coding sequence ATGGATGAAAGAATTGGATTTATTGGCTGTGGCAAAATGGGTAAGGCTATTATGGCAGGGATGCTTAAGGCTGGTGTTGTACTAAATGAGAATATATTGGTAAGCACGAGAAGAGAGTCTACTCTTATAGAAATAGAGGAGCATTATCAGGTAAAGGGCAGTCTTCATAATCAAGAGGTTGCGGAATGGTCGGATATTCTGTTTCTTGCTGTTCATCCAGCAGATCATGTTCAGGTTCTGGCTGAAATAAAGGGCAGTCTGAAGGAGAATGCTGTGATTATCACCATGGCAGCTGGGATTACTATCGAACAGGTTGAAAATGGTATCGGTCGAAGTGTCAAGGTTGTTCGTACCATGCCCAATACGCCGTCGCTTGTGGGGGAAGGGATGACAGCGCTGAGTGTCAACCGCTTTGTGACGGAGAATGACTTAGATCTTGTTCTCCATTTATTGAATAGCTTTGGTAAAACAGAGGTCATTGATGAAAAACTCATGGATGCCGTTCCAGCTATAAGCGGATCCTCACCAGCATATGCCTATATGTTCATTGAAGCATTAGCTGACGGCGGTGTTCGTGATGGAATTCCCCGTGTCCAAGCCTATCGTATGGCTGCCCAGGCAATATTAGGAGCAGCAAAAATGGTGTTGGAGACTGGGAAGCATCCAGGTGTGTTAAAGGATGATGTCTGTACACCAGGCGGTTCAACGATTCGAGCTGTTGCGGCCTTAGAGGAAAAGCAATTTCGGGCAGCAATCTTGGAAGCAATGAAGGCATGTACAAATAAGACGAAGGGGATAGGGGAATAA
- a CDS encoding SulP family inorganic anion transporter has translation MVRKFLFDERFQHYSWQTLQKDLISGTIVGIIAIPLGMAFAIASGVKPEYGIYTTIIAGILISLFGGSKFQIGGPTGAFIPILFGIVMSYGYENLLVAGIMAGIILVLMGIFKLGSLIKYIPRPVTIGFTAGIAITIFTGQIASFLGLSGIEKKESFIENMTEIVHQLHTVNLYSVITAVICFITMLLTPRLFPKVPGPLIGLLLSTVVAALLFPGQVDTIGTAYGEIPSSLPSISLPQIDFGTIQQLIGPALVIALLGGIESLLSAVVADGMTNTRHNSNKELIGQGIANIITPLFGGIPATGAIARTATNIKNGAASPLSGIIHGVVVLLILMIFAPYASHVPLASLAPVLMVVAWNMSERHIFSHILKTKTSDSLVLVVTFLLTVFVDLTTGVEVGLLLAVVLFTKRMVDAQVIAKALPNPNKASKKVETQMVTDGHDCPQITIYNVEGPLFFGVAQTFQQTIMHTINHKPSVLLLRMGKVPFIDITGEANLTSIVKDFSKHGTLLISGLNAQPEEMLRKTGLYDLIGEEHFFKSTGEAIQFALYHLDTTKCLGCKHFAFSECKSLSNSKELVVEQKKVYTSIN, from the coding sequence ATGGTTCGTAAATTTCTTTTTGACGAGAGATTTCAACATTATAGCTGGCAGACTTTACAGAAGGACCTAATATCAGGAACGATTGTAGGAATTATTGCCATTCCGCTCGGTATGGCATTTGCGATTGCTTCTGGTGTAAAGCCTGAATACGGAATTTATACGACCATCATTGCCGGGATATTAATTTCCCTTTTCGGTGGCTCAAAGTTTCAAATCGGCGGTCCAACTGGTGCCTTCATCCCGATTCTATTTGGAATTGTTATGTCCTACGGTTACGAGAATCTGCTTGTTGCCGGCATCATGGCTGGTATTATTTTAGTGCTAATGGGGATTTTCAAGCTTGGTTCGCTAATCAAGTACATCCCTCGGCCTGTCACCATCGGTTTTACAGCAGGGATAGCCATCACTATATTCACAGGACAGATTGCTAGTTTCCTAGGTTTATCAGGAATAGAAAAAAAAGAAAGCTTTATTGAGAATATGACGGAGATTGTCCATCAATTGCACACCGTCAATCTATACAGTGTCATAACCGCAGTCATTTGTTTCATTACCATGCTGCTTACACCAAGGCTTTTTCCAAAGGTACCCGGTCCATTAATTGGGCTCCTTTTATCTACTGTTGTTGCCGCTCTTCTGTTTCCAGGTCAAGTTGATACAATTGGTACGGCGTACGGTGAGATTCCAAGCTCTTTGCCGAGCATCTCCTTGCCACAGATCGATTTCGGGACCATTCAGCAATTAATTGGGCCTGCACTCGTCATTGCCCTTCTCGGCGGAATTGAATCGCTTCTATCTGCTGTTGTTGCCGATGGAATGACGAACACTCGCCATAACAGCAATAAAGAATTGATTGGTCAAGGGATTGCCAATATCATTACACCGCTTTTCGGTGGAATTCCAGCTACAGGTGCTATTGCCCGAACTGCTACAAATATTAAAAACGGAGCTGCCTCACCTTTGTCCGGAATCATACATGGTGTAGTAGTATTATTAATCTTAATGATTTTTGCTCCCTATGCATCACATGTTCCACTTGCTAGTCTTGCACCAGTATTAATGGTTGTAGCTTGGAATATGAGTGAAAGACATATTTTCTCACATATTTTAAAGACCAAGACATCTGATTCACTTGTTTTAGTCGTAACATTTCTTCTAACAGTATTTGTAGATTTAACTACCGGTGTGGAGGTTGGACTGCTTTTAGCTGTCGTCCTGTTCACGAAACGAATGGTCGATGCACAAGTCATTGCAAAAGCCCTTCCTAACCCAAATAAAGCCAGTAAAAAAGTTGAAACTCAAATGGTCACTGATGGACATGATTGTCCACAAATTACCATCTATAATGTAGAGGGACCATTGTTCTTTGGAGTTGCCCAGACATTTCAACAAACAATTATGCATACCATTAACCATAAACCATCTGTCCTGTTATTACGAATGGGAAAGGTACCTTTCATTGACATTACTGGTGAAGCAAACCTTACCAGTATCGTTAAAGACTTCTCAAAGCATGGCACTCTGCTCATTTCCGGTCTCAATGCTCAACCGGAAGAAATGTTAAGAAAAACAGGTCTATATGATTTGATTGGCGAGGAGCATTTCTTTAAGAGTACCGGAGAGGCTATCCAATTTGCCTTATATCACCTAGACACAACTAAATGCTTAGGGTGTAAACATTTCGCCTTCAGTGAATGTAAAAGCCTTTCAAATTCAAAAGAGTTGGTTGTTGAGCAAAAAAAAGTATATACTTCTATTAACTAA
- the ilvD gene encoding dihydroxy-acid dehydratase — translation MAELRSDMITKGVDRAPHRSLLRAAGVKEEDFGKPFIAVCNSYIDIVPGHVHLQEFGKLVKEAIIEAGGVPFEFNTIGVDDGIAMGHIGMRYSLPSREIIADSVETVVSAHWFDGMVCIPNCDKITPGMMMAALRVNIPTIFVSGGPMEAGTDAAGNALDLTSVFEGVGAYQAGNIDEARLKEIETVACPTCGSCSGMFTANSMNCLAEGLGLALPGNGTILATAPERRDFVKKSAKQLMELIKKDIKPRDIVTVEAIDNAFALDMAMGGSTNTVLHTLALANEAEIEYSMERINEVAARVPHLAKIAPASSYHIQDVHQAGGVSAIINEVLKKTGAMHGDCLTVSGKTLRENVAGADILDTDVIRPLDNPHSEQGGLAVLFGNLAPQGSIVKVGAVDPSVGGYHRGPAICFDSQEEALSGIITGKVQEGNVVVIRYEGPKGGPGMPEMLAPTSQIVGRGLGAKVGLITDGRFSGASRGISIGHISPEAAEGGPIAFVEDGDIIELDMNNRKITLEVSDEEMAKRKANWKGFEPKVKKGYLARYSKLVTNASSGGVMKI, via the coding sequence GTGGCAGAATTACGTAGTGACATGATTACAAAAGGTGTCGACCGTGCACCGCATCGAAGCCTGCTTCGTGCAGCCGGAGTGAAGGAAGAGGATTTCGGCAAACCATTTATCGCGGTTTGTAATTCTTATATTGATATTGTTCCTGGACATGTACATTTACAGGAATTCGGAAAATTAGTGAAGGAAGCGATTATCGAGGCCGGCGGTGTTCCGTTTGAGTTTAATACAATCGGTGTTGATGATGGAATCGCGATGGGCCATATTGGAATGCGCTACTCCCTTCCAAGCCGTGAGATTATTGCCGATTCAGTTGAAACAGTAGTATCGGCACACTGGTTTGATGGAATGGTTTGTATTCCTAACTGTGACAAAATCACTCCAGGAATGATGATGGCAGCTCTTCGTGTGAACATTCCAACGATTTTTGTCAGCGGTGGTCCAATGGAGGCTGGTACGGATGCAGCCGGAAACGCACTGGATTTAACTTCTGTGTTCGAAGGCGTTGGTGCCTATCAAGCGGGGAATATTGACGAAGCTAGATTAAAAGAAATTGAGACAGTTGCCTGTCCTACCTGTGGTTCCTGTTCAGGTATGTTCACAGCGAACTCCATGAACTGTTTAGCCGAAGGACTTGGACTTGCGCTACCAGGTAACGGTACTATTTTAGCAACAGCACCTGAGCGCCGTGATTTTGTGAAAAAATCAGCTAAACAATTAATGGAGTTAATTAAAAAGGACATTAAGCCTCGTGATATCGTGACAGTAGAAGCAATTGATAATGCCTTTGCCCTAGATATGGCTATGGGCGGTTCAACAAACACAGTGCTGCACACATTGGCATTAGCAAATGAAGCAGAAATCGAATACTCAATGGAACGAATCAATGAAGTGGCTGCTCGTGTACCACATTTGGCAAAAATTGCCCCTGCTTCAAGCTATCATATTCAGGATGTTCATCAAGCTGGTGGAGTGAGTGCCATCATCAACGAGGTTCTTAAGAAGACAGGCGCTATGCATGGCGATTGCTTGACAGTCTCTGGTAAAACGTTACGCGAAAATGTTGCCGGGGCAGATATTTTAGATACTGATGTGATTCGTCCATTAGATAACCCGCATTCTGAACAAGGCGGTCTTGCTGTTCTTTTCGGTAACCTTGCTCCACAGGGCTCCATCGTTAAGGTTGGTGCAGTTGATCCATCGGTTGGCGGCTATCACAGAGGTCCTGCGATTTGCTTTGATTCCCAAGAGGAAGCACTTTCTGGAATCATTACTGGAAAGGTACAGGAAGGCAATGTAGTTGTCATTCGCTATGAAGGGCCTAAAGGCGGTCCTGGTATGCCGGAAATGCTTGCACCTACCTCTCAAATTGTTGGACGCGGACTTGGTGCAAAGGTTGGTTTAATTACTGACGGTCGTTTCTCAGGTGCATCACGAGGAATCTCTATCGGACATATTTCTCCAGAAGCAGCTGAAGGCGGTCCAATTGCCTTTGTTGAAGATGGCGATATCATTGAATTGGATATGAACAACCGTAAGATCACGCTTGAGGTTTCGGATGAAGAAATGGCAAAGCGTAAAGCTAATTGGAAAGGCTTTGAACCAAAAGTGAAAAAAGGATATTTAGCCCGCTACTCCAAGCTTGTTACGAACGCAAGCTCCGGCGGTGTCATGAAAATCTAA
- a CDS encoding amino acid ABC transporter substrate-binding protein, with the protein MKKYFVFLMFLFSISMLLFACGTDEAKQNKEENNTAANKDNEEKEQDLLEKIKEDGKLKVGTEGTYPPFTFHDDSGELTGFDVEISKEVAKRLGVEAEFSETQWDAIFAGLDAERFDMIANQVGIRPDRLEKYDFSDHYITSKAVLIAHEENENIKSFEDIKGLRAAQTLTSNYGDLAREHGAEIVGIEGFMQAVELINSKRADVTINDNISFLDYKKKQPDAPVKIVAEKEEASQSGLMFRKGNDTLVEAVNKALQEMIEDGSYEKISEKWFGENVLN; encoded by the coding sequence ATGAAGAAATACTTTGTATTCCTCATGTTTTTATTCAGTATAAGTATGTTGCTTTTTGCATGCGGAACAGATGAAGCAAAGCAAAATAAAGAAGAAAATAATACGGCTGCCAATAAGGATAATGAAGAAAAAGAACAGGATTTATTAGAGAAAATTAAAGAAGACGGCAAGCTTAAGGTAGGAACAGAAGGCACCTATCCACCCTTTACTTTCCATGATGATAGTGGAGAGTTAACTGGATTTGATGTAGAAATTTCAAAAGAAGTGGCCAAGCGTCTTGGGGTTGAAGCGGAGTTTTCAGAAACACAATGGGATGCGATTTTTGCGGGCTTGGATGCTGAGCGTTTTGATATGATAGCGAACCAAGTTGGAATTCGTCCTGACCGCTTGGAAAAATATGATTTCTCTGATCATTATATCACATCAAAGGCCGTATTAATTGCCCATGAAGAGAATGAAAATATAAAGAGCTTCGAGGATATTAAGGGGCTGCGGGCAGCTCAAACGCTGACAAGTAATTATGGAGACCTTGCCCGAGAGCATGGAGCGGAAATCGTCGGGATTGAGGGGTTTATGCAGGCAGTAGAGCTGATTAATTCAAAGCGTGCCGATGTAACGATAAACGACAATATCTCATTTCTTGATTACAAAAAAAAGCAGCCGGATGCACCTGTGAAAATTGTCGCTGAGAAGGAAGAAGCAAGTCAAAGTGGACTAATGTTTCGTAAAGGGAATGATACTCTTGTAGAGGCGGTGAATAAAGCACTGCAGGAGATGATTGAAGACGGCAGCTACGAAAAAATATCAGAGAAATGGTTTGGTGAAAATGTACTTAACTAA